The following nucleotide sequence is from Roseivirga sp. BDSF3-8.
CATAAAAAAACGGCTCCCGTACAAAAATACCACTTCTCTTAATCCAAGACCCCCTACGGATATAGGTATTACAAAAGCGATGCTTGAAACGAGAAATAATAGCACATAGATATGAATGCCATTGGGATTGCCAAGTGCAGCCAATAAACATATCACACTAAGAACCTGAAGCACCTGGACACAGATGGCAAGAATGTTAACCCTGCCGAATATGGGCAAAAACTTCCTGAAGAACAGCCAGAGAAACAGGTAAAAGAGAGGATAAATCAGAATAAGGCCTCCGATTGAAAGCAGACGCCATTCAAAGGATACGGCAAGCCAGTTTACCAATAGTAATATGATGCCTATAATTGCTACTAGGCCACTAAGCCTATCTGTGATCAGGGCTTTGATAACCGGCCCGGGCCGCTGGCCGAACCACTTTTTGATGTAAAATACTTTGTATCCGTCCCCGCCTATACCACCAGGCAGCAATAGGTTAAAAAACATACCGCGATAGTAAAGCAACAAGTTTTGGAAAGCAGTAATCCTTATATATAACAGATCAAAAAAGAACTGCAACCTCCTTGCACTAACTACCTGTGAAAGGTTGAGAGCGATCAGGGCCGATAGTAACCACCATAAATTTGCACGACGCAGAATATCAATACTCTGCCGCCATTGTATGTTACATGCGACAAAGGCCAGACAAGCAATAGTACCTGCTATTTTAAGCCCTGGTTTTAGATATTTCCTATTTTGTTTAAGAGCCACCTATTTAAAGCTGTTAACTAGCCCGGCTAGAAGCCAGAAGGGGTAGACCGGATTCCTGCTAGCAGAAAAGAAAGCGAAGAAAAAGGATAGACCACTACCATACACCCTTCCTAAGTGTTTTAATATAGGAAGATAAAAATTCATATCTTTCATCCTCAGTATGATAAGACCCTTAAGAGCGAAAAGATGAATAGGTCTTCTGTAAAGCTTTTGAATAAACGGGATCAGGACACACATAACCCTCAAGACATGGCCTACACCGTATCGAAAGGCACCAAGCTTACGCAACTGAACCTTTACACTACGAACTCCCTTTGCGTAAAACAGTATAAATATAAACCGGTATAGCTCGCTATAATGATACCATGCTTAAAACTACACATGCTACCTTAAGCCGCTAAAAGCCAGCAGTTATATAATTATTAAATACAATTTACAATAACATCATACCCAGTGGTCAGAGTTGTTTTTGCATTTTGGTTAACATTACCTTTTCACTCACTAAGGTCTGATGTATGCTTCGAATAGCCATTATTATATCGCTTAGCCTTTTGGTATTTTACAGTAATATCAACGGTATTTCTATCTACATATTAGATGAGGCAAAAAACGCTACCTGCGCCCGCGAAATGTATGAACGTGGCGATTTAGTCGTTCCCACTTACAATGGTGACCTGCGAACTGAAA
It contains:
- a CDS encoding lysylphosphatidylglycerol synthase transmembrane domain-containing protein — encoded protein: MALKQNRKYLKPGLKIAGTIACLAFVACNIQWRQSIDILRRANLWWLLSALIALNLSQVVSARRLQFFFDLLYIRITAFQNLLLYYRGMFFNLLLPGGIGGDGYKVFYIKKWFGQRPGPVIKALITDRLSGLVAIIGIILLLVNWLAVSFEWRLLSIGGLILIYPLFYLFLWLFFRKFLPIFGRVNILAICVQVLQVLSVICLLAALGNPNGIHIYVLLFLVSSIAFVIPISVGGLGLREVVFLYGSRFFMFDEELSVTVSLMFFMLNALSSLPGAFLSMEPKDKSSGTNVVATDH